The window GCACAATCCCACATTTTCTCTGCCAATGTGAATTGCTTGATTAAACATTTTAAaggaaaatcagaaaataaagcATGATTCCATTTCAAACTATATTTCCCAAATATTATGTCAATCCTTGTCCAGCCTTCCATTCTTAAAAGCATATCAATACTTTTAAGAGGGAATTTAAATTAGACAAATTTTTCTATTGACATGTTAAATCACATCGTACTTCTTTTGACATATTAAAATAGGCAATAAAGGAATAAATGAAAATTGTGCTTTTTtcttgataagttcgaaaaagtAAATATTGTGTTCATCTTCTaaagataaatatttatttaaaacacCTCTTTAAAActgtctatcggaaacaacctctcttcCTTCATAAGGAAAGGGTAAGGCCTACGTatacattaccctccccaaaccccacgtgtgggatttcactgggtttgttgttgttctacctttttaaaactttaaaatcgATGATACAAACACTATCagacatcaacaacaacatacccagtatacaacaacaacaacaacatacccagtataatcccacaagtggggtttggggaggctagtgtgtacgcagaccttacccctacctggagAGGTAGCGCAACATACCCAGTATAGTCTCACAAATGGGGTCCGGGGAGCTACAAACACTATCAGAAATGGGAGATAATGAGTAAGAGATGGTTTAATTAAATAAACATATTTGTGTCATTTGTATTGCTAAATTGCTAATACGTGTGTTACTCCATATTAAATTGGGTATAGATCAGCAACATATTTAATGCAGGGATAGGAACTAAAAACAGCAACAAGATATTGTACTTTTAATATGGAGTTCAGTATAGATATTATTTCAACTACAACATCCAACCAAATGACCCCCCAGACTTTCTGGAGAAGACCATGTGAAAAGCAAAAATCTGGAAGAGGCACATAAACATAGTTGTGTAGGACAGAAAGGATAATGATACCACACAAAAATGACACAATGAGCAGATAATTAATCTACACGAGAGGAAGAAGATTAACAAAAACCAAAATATTTGATCCCAAAGGTGATATTACAAAGAATACAAGAACCTTGCCAGCTACATATAAATTGAATAAACCATCATCTAACAAGCTACAGACCTTTTCAACTGTCCAGTTGAGTTGCTAAATGTACTACATGTTCAAAGCGCTATGCAAATAAAGAGATACATCTGCTACAAACTCTACAATCAAAGAGTCAAGATTTGAAATGTTTGTTaagaacaacaaaaagaaaaatcataaacagtttTAGAAAGGATCTCTTACATTTTGCTAGGATACACTGCATATCCACAGGGAAAAAGCTTCAATTTGCGGGAGGTCTGCCACCACGACAGAACTCAAAGCAAAGAATCAGATCAAAGGTGCCATCCAAAGTCAGCAGCTCTCTTCCTAGCATTATTGATCCCTCCATCTTGGACTTGAAATGGGGAAGAACCCGGAAGGTGACAAAGGAAATCCATAACCAGGAGAAGGAGGAAATTGTGGTCCCGGGCCTAAAATCCCAGGCTGGGCCATGGGAGAGAAGGAGAAATTTGGTGTAAGTGGTGGAGGATGATGCATACCCGGAGAAAGCAATGGATAAGGGGACCGGGGAGATAACAAGTTCAAAAAGCCAGTGGGTGATGGCAAAAGATACTGAGAAGTCGGTGAAGGCAAAGGAGGAGGCCCATTTATTCCCGGGGAAGGAAGAGGTGGAGGAGGACCATTCAAACGTGGGGATGGAAGAGGGGGTGGGCCATTCATTCTAGGAGATGGAAGAAGTGGCATTGAAGGATTAGGTAGTAAACCAGATGATGGTGGATGTGCTTGAAAATGACCAGGACCTTGAAATTGTGCTTGTCTAGGCCCAGAATCTattattgaattttgaagataacgCATATAAACTGAAATTGGAGACTCAGCTGTATTTGTCCATACATCTCCAGGAGTGGGTGGTAACATAGAGGGTGACGGCTGACCATAGTGAGGCGGTCTCACAATAGTGTTATGGTAAGGAACACCTCCTGCAGATTGGGCAGGGGCTGGGACCTGTGCAGGAGGGTGGATTGGAATTTGGGAACGATTTATTGGAGTCAGAGGCGGTGGCCGAATCTTTTGTAATCTCATACTCTGAGGCTTTGAAGGATTCTGAGGAGGTCTAGGTGGAGGCTCTTGAGAAGGTGAACCTGTCAGTTGCTGAACAATGCTCCGAAAATCATTCTTGTTAATATTATAAACCTGAGGTTGAGGTTGTGGCCGAGCACTATTTGTGTTGTTGAAATTGGGTTGGTGTATAGGACTCTTCTTGATATTCTTCCCAAATTTATTCACACCCAAATGATCTGGATTCCTATTATCCATCTCAATAACTTCAAGACAATCACCGAACTCCAAAAGATTTTATCTTTAAATCCCTCTTTTACAACACTTCAACTAAAAAGGAATTATATAATGCAACTCAAATTTTATATCACTGCGAAAGACCCTCTACAAGTTTGATAACAAGAAACCCTACACTTGAAATTAAAGAAATATCACCGCAGACAGTGATACCCATACATCAACCAGCTTCAACTCCAGCCAAAACTTCTGCTTCAGTTCACAAAAGTAACCACGGAAATCTCAATAAACAACTTATTCTTCCCACAGAATATTCAAATCCCAGATACCATATATTACTGAActcttccaaaaagaaaaaagttttcaatttttttctttataaataCTTAAAGGTCAAACGAGCATACAGAGTACAAACAACCCTAAAAAATCCAACCTTTTCAGTTTCCCACTTCCAATTTTCTCTCTCTATAATTTTCCAGAAACAGACATGCCctaaaagttgaaaaggttaagagTAGAAAGAGACAGAGAAGAGAATTACGCTCTGATTACTGGGGCAAAGCGTCGAGCATGCGAACTGCAAACTTATGAAAACCTTCAGAGCTGAACACGGCGGAGGGTGGTGGTGGAGTTGGTGGCTGGTGGCTGTCGTCGGTCAACGAGGAAATGAAAAGGGAATTGAAGTTTGAAAACGAAGATGACGCGTTTCAAGGTTTTTAAAGTATCCACTAGTCTGctagaaaatagaaagaagaaagagaaggtgGGTCAGTAGGGCTATAGTGGGCCCGATAGGGTTGAATTAGAGTGACGAACCTGTTGCGTTAGTAGTGGGGGGTGAATGGAAAATACTGACGAAGACGAGTCAAACCACGGGAGTTGTTGCATGGTTGACGCACCCTATTGGATTAGACTTTTCAATTATCAAACTAAATTAATGACGTcgggtttttaaatttataaatcaaaccaaactaatAAAGACGGATTTTTTAATTTcgatttttcttggatttttttggattttcgagTTTTACCTAacataaaatatgtaacttgtgctccaaatatttcttaagttcCAGTAAAACACAACTATATAATGTGTTTTCCAAGgaactaacacaataatatgagataagtcataacattatactaaaatattcaataacaaagataaaataataaaattacataaaataaatattgctaattaataagctataataaaaattaacataatctaaaaatactatatatgtCATGCTAAAATAGGTATAGCTAATAAGTATTAATATTAGTTATATAACTAAGCACTAAGGAAAaatataaactaagttatgcattttcattataaaccaatgtaaaactaaaataattatctaACACTTTCGCCATTcttagtattgaattgaatttcttttgatagcattagtattgatttgaattttgtttgagttactacatttatgggctataaaatttatttatccttcaagaatgttaagtctaaacttgaaataatatgttaaaagataaaactgtgaaaaagtttaagaaatatttatatgtataaaatatttttaaaaattatataaatgtactatcgggttggtttggttttggtttgacttttttttagttaaaatcaaaccaaaccaattatggtcggggtttgttttccaataccaaaccacaTCGGGGTTTTTTTAAtccggtttgactcggattatcgatttggtgcggtttatcggttttctttgtacaccccaaGTTGAAACTTGAAGCATTTACTAAATTTAATTTACGAATTTGTAATTTGTTAATGATATTTGGAAAACTAAAAATTTGATATAATACATTTACTATTTAGAGAATTAAAAGTTTGATTATTTTCTTGcacatattttaaatttgtttttagttgttaaatattaataacttgtaatattttttacgtaatttttaaatatataaattttatttaaaaaatttctaTTCAAATTGACACCGGACATTAATAAATTCAACCTCTGTACTTCGAAATACGTTACATAAAAACGAAATTTTAGAGTACtcctttttagaaaaaaaaaaatagaaaaagaagttattgctcccttcattttattttatttgaactaAAAAGTTTTATAAAGGTATGATTCAGAAGAAGAGATAGAATGGTGGAAAAAGGATTGAGAATGTGAGTAAAAGAAGGAAAACCTTTAAATACAAAGGGTATAAAAAATGTTAGCCATTATTTGTTTAAAACCATTGTAATAAACATATTATAATTTCTTTGGCCTTGTGTGTCTCCTTTCTATCATACTATAATAATCTTATAGGAGTACCAAATTACACGTATATTTGATAAAGGGTTGAGTCAACTTAGATTTAGATATCTACCAAAAAACTTGGATTTAGATAATTTATTCAGCCACGTATTAAAAATAAAGATTTGCAAGCAAAGCTCAAACGTCTTAAGGTAGAATGTAGAAAGTTTGACTTTGACTGTAAAAGTGTGGGCAAGTTTATTGTACGTACGCTATAAGAATAATGAATTTTTTTCCTGTAAAGAAGACATCTATTATTCTGGGGAAGGAAATAGCCTTTTATGTTCTCATTATAACAAGTGGTTATACCATGACTTCCCACAGTTTTTGTTACGTCATTATAGGAATATTCATAAATTATCATTTAGTAATGGGTAAAAATTAAATGAATTACCCTTTCATTGACCACAAAAGTGGCCATATCTTTAGGCAGTTAATTAAGAGGAAGcagaaaacaaaaacatataaaagATCTTGACAGAGTAAATACACAAGAATTTCCCACATGAGTAGTTCGATGATGACCAAAGGATCATGATTCGAACGTCTGCTTTGTCACAAGTTGAGGGGAAAAAAACAAAGATGCACAAAATCGGTTGGATAATGTTCCAACTTTAAATTGATAAACAATCTGGATGTTAAAGAAATGTTTACACATTACTGTTTTTGGTATGACTAATCAAAAATATCTTTTAAGAAGTGTTTTCCGTAAAATAAGTCATTTTCTTTTGGTATGACCCAACATATTTTTTAAGAAGTGTTTTCCTgtaaaataattcattttattatgTTTATTTAATAGAAAAATAAGCCATTCTTATTATAGTAGCAAGAAAATATTTTGCCACCAAAAGGAAGAAAATTTTTCACTTATGATCGAGCAAAAGTCGTTTGCCTTATTGATAATCTCAACTCTTAGCGTTATAATGCTGCATCAATTAACATTTAGATattcttataattttttattaatattttatagtcaacATTAaccaaaaattggaaaatttttgcaacaatttttctttaaaaaaagcaACTTACTCTGAAAAACAAATTCAAAAACATTTCTCATCATACCAAGCAAATTAACCCAAATCAAGATTAAATAACTTAATTATCGCCCAAGGAGAGGACTTCATATTCCTCCATATAGCCCCTGTTGAAGTTGTCGTGCAAGAAGAAAGTCACGCAACTATTGGAATTTCTCGACCCAATTCAAAAATAAACATTATCATATTGCACATGGCTTAATCAATGTAATTCGTAGCAGCCAGCTTGTCCGTATGCACAAATGCAAAAATAAGGACTCTTAATCCTTTTTTTAAATGgccaattaacgcataattagtTATAATTAAAGAAGCGTAAGAATGGTTGCATGCTTTATCCAAGCATGATGTAACAATGACTCTGCATTTTCGGAGATTTCCACGTAAGCTCCGTTTGAATTATTTTCCAAGAATGAGGtagattaaaagaaaagaaagagataaaacaaTTTACTATACAAATTGTTAATTAAGCTACCTGGAAATTAGTAGTGAAAAACCAGTTTAATAGTTTTACCAATATAACCATCTAGAATTTAACAAATATGCAGCTAATGTCCACATTGTCCACTCAATATATTTCCAAAGAATGAACAATTTTTGGAACGAAATCCACATTAGTCAAACCTTTCTATTACATACTCGTTTGTTACgatatttttttgttgttataGTGAAGTGCATATATAGAGAACATATTTATACCATAATATAAAAATCGATTTTGAGAAAAAATTAGCTTTTATAGTGAATAACTATTATGCAGAGATACTGTTATATGTCATGCCGCCGTTCTAATCCAACTTCAGCCTATATTGAGAACATatttataacataatataaaaatcaATTCTGAAAAAAACTTAACTTTTATAATGAATAACTATTATATAGAGTTACTGTTATAAGTCATGACGCCGTTCTAATCTAACTTCAGCCTAATTAATGACTGAACATGATACCGAAGGAAATGTGACACCCAGTTAGttaatgagaaaaaaaaataaaatgaaaaagataCAGAAAAGTATAAATTAGTTTCAACAAAGAACTGGTACGTTACATAACTAATCCGACCCTGGGAACATATCCAGTCTGTTAGCAACTAAGAGTTTTATTGCTTCTGACTtattatgcatataaatgtaacaattaaaaaAATGAGATTATCAATCATTCTAAATATTGGATTCGCCTATTTTATTTAACTAGTTGACGTTGCAGATCCTCGAAACTCCAATCCCTTCTCATCCCAGGGCTCCTTACTAACCTGGGCGAACCACCTGGAAACTCCACCGGACCGCTGTTATGAAGCCGGCGAGAACCTTTTTTAACCTTGTTCACCGGGCCCCGAGGCGAATGAGCCATGTTTTCAGGCCTAGGTGCAAAATTCCCTGACCAGCTCATTTCAGGCCTAATGTAATCTGatttttctttactatttttaTCAACATTGAATCTTGCCTTTAATTCATTTTCTGAATCTGTCCTCAGAATCTTGCAGGTCAAGCAGCTGAGACTCATATTTGATtatacaaaagaagaagaataaggaaAGATTGCTTTGTGACGAATAAGGATAGCCTGAGGTGTATATctaaagagagaaaagaaaaaaagggaaatgaGTCTTTACGTTGTTCAAATATCATTAAATTTCTGCCCTTCATGCAATAATGAATGTAGGAAAAAATGTGGGATTTTGTTACGAACTGATGTTTCTGAGATTGCATGAGTTGTTTTAGCTTTTCTTTTACCCATTTAATATTAATTATTTGGTTGATAATGGCCAATCGTTTTGGTGTTCTGGTCAAGATTTGGATCCGAAAATGAAGCTGAATCAATGTTTAGTTAATCGCTAATATATACTTTCTTTGGCTCAAATTAATTTGAACTATAAGCAGAGTGGTTGGGCAGAATTTTTACCCGTTGGTTTACATAATTTTAGCCCATCCTATGATCCTAATCCAATACTTAGACGGTTCATTTTGggttcaacccattttgacccgTGTATCCTCAGTCGCTGATCCAACCCGTTTAAACTTGGGTGGGTTGCACATAAGTGGATTAGAATTGACACCACTATTGGAGCAGGGAATTTAGTGCCTCCAAAAGCAATCATCACAAAATACACACgcaaaaaggaaaaagggaagatGAACTACACTAAAAAAAATCACTCACTAACAATACTAGACAATAGTAGTGTGCTTTTGCTGTCATCAACCACTTGATTATCACAGGCATTCACAGCATAATGCATTCATCTGTACATTAACCTTGACGATGAAAGTCTATCCGTCCTATTCAAAACATTTCCACACCTATGGtcaatatatgtatatgtattaggggtgtacataggtcgagATGATTCAGATTTTCTAATTATCAAATCAAACAAATTGTATCGTATtttt is drawn from Nicotiana tabacum cultivar K326 chromosome 22, ASM71507v2, whole genome shotgun sequence and contains these coding sequences:
- the LOC107781634 gene encoding protein HAIKU1; the protein is MDNRNPDHLGVNKFGKNIKKSPIHQPNFNNTNSARPQPQPQVYNINKNDFRSIVQQLTGSPSQEPPPRPPQNPSKPQSMRLQKIRPPPLTPINRSQIPIHPPAQVPAPAQSAGGVPYHNTIVRPPHYGQPSPSMLPPTPGDVWTNTAESPISVYMRYLQNSIIDSGPRQAQFQGPGHFQAHPPSSGLLPNPSMPLLPSPRMNGPPPLPSPRLNGPPPPLPSPGINGPPPLPSPTSQYLLPSPTGFLNLLSPRSPYPLLSPGMHHPPPLTPNFSFSPMAQPGILGPGPQFPPSPGYGFPLSPSGFFPISSPRWRDQ